From Streptomyces qinzhouensis, one genomic window encodes:
- the ligD gene encoding non-homologous end-joining DNA ligase, whose translation MTPITEVAGRRLALSNLDKVIHPATGTTKGELLHYYAVTAEAMLPHLRDRPVSFLRYPDGPGGQRFFTKNPPPGTPSWVRTAAVPRSDDPGARQPVVDDLASLIWAANLVVEFHTPQWRAGAPGIADRLVFDLDPGAPATVVECCEVALWLRERLAADGLTAGVKTSGSKGLHLLVPLAPTPSSQVSAYAKRLATEGAEALPRLVLHRMNRALRPGKVFVDHSQNAAAKTTAAPYTLRAGPEPTVSAPVTWEEVAERRELAFRFEAVGPRLERYGDLLAPLLDPAAARPLP comes from the coding sequence ATGACGCCGATCACGGAGGTGGCCGGGCGACGGCTGGCGCTCAGCAACCTCGACAAGGTCATCCACCCCGCCACCGGCACCACCAAGGGCGAGCTGCTGCACTACTACGCGGTCACGGCGGAGGCGATGCTCCCGCATCTGCGGGACCGGCCCGTCTCCTTCCTCCGCTATCCGGACGGACCGGGCGGGCAGCGCTTCTTCACCAAGAATCCGCCGCCCGGTACGCCGTCGTGGGTACGGACGGCGGCCGTGCCGCGCTCGGACGACCCCGGCGCCCGGCAGCCCGTCGTCGACGATCTGGCGTCGTTGATCTGGGCCGCGAACCTGGTCGTGGAGTTCCACACCCCCCAGTGGCGGGCCGGCGCGCCCGGGATCGCCGACCGGCTGGTGTTCGACCTCGACCCCGGGGCCCCGGCGACCGTCGTGGAGTGCTGCGAGGTCGCCCTCTGGCTGCGCGAGCGGCTGGCGGCGGACGGCCTCACGGCCGGGGTCAAGACCTCCGGGTCCAAGGGGCTGCATCTGCTCGTCCCGCTGGCCCCGACCCCGTCCTCCCAGGTGTCCGCCTATGCGAAACGGCTGGCCACGGAGGGTGCGGAAGCGCTGCCCCGGCTGGTGCTGCACCGGATGAACCGCGCCCTGCGGCCCGGGAAGGTCTTCGTCGACCACAGCCAGAACGCCGCCGCGAAGACCACGGCCGCGCCGTACACACTGCGCGCCGGGCCCGAGCCGACCGTCTCGGCGCCGGTGACCTGGGAGGAGGTCGCCGAGCGGCGCGAGCTGGCCTTCCGTTTCGAGGCCGTCGGTCCCCGGCTGGAGCGGTACGGCGATCTGCTCGCCCCGCTCCTCGACCCGGCCGCCGCCCGGCCCCTGCCGTGA
- a CDS encoding Ku protein encodes MRSIWNGAISFGLVSIPIKLVNATENHAVSFRQIHTADGGRIRYRKVCELDDEEVPAAEIGKGYEEADGSIIPITDEDLAALPLPTAKTIEIVAFVPAASIDPLQMDAAYYLSANGVPAAKPYTLLREALKRSQKVALAKFALRGRERLGMLRVVDEVIAMHGLLWPDEIRRPEGVAPQTEVTVREAELDLADALMDTLGSVSMDSLHDDYREAVERMIAAKSEGGQALPEAAPAATGGQVIDLMAALESSVRAAREARSGEAGEAEVTPIAAGRKRTAAKKTAAKTAKRPPAKGETKGEGKKSTAAGKGTRSAKTAAKSVKSTARTAGAAKKTAKAAPKKRASA; translated from the coding sequence GTGCGATCCATCTGGAACGGTGCGATCTCCTTCGGGCTGGTCAGCATCCCGATCAAGCTGGTGAACGCCACCGAGAACCACGCGGTCTCCTTCCGGCAGATCCACACCGCCGACGGCGGCCGGATCCGCTACCGCAAGGTGTGCGAGCTGGACGACGAGGAGGTGCCCGCCGCCGAGATCGGCAAGGGGTACGAGGAGGCGGACGGTTCGATCATCCCGATCACCGACGAGGATCTGGCCGCGCTGCCGCTGCCGACGGCCAAGACCATCGAGATCGTCGCCTTCGTCCCGGCCGCGTCGATCGACCCCCTCCAGATGGACGCCGCGTACTACCTCTCCGCGAACGGCGTACCCGCGGCCAAGCCGTACACCCTGCTGCGGGAGGCCCTGAAGCGGAGCCAAAAGGTCGCCCTGGCCAAATTCGCCCTGCGGGGCCGCGAACGGCTCGGGATGCTGCGGGTCGTGGACGAGGTGATCGCCATGCACGGGTTGCTGTGGCCGGATGAGATCCGGCGGCCGGAGGGGGTGGCACCGCAGACCGAGGTCACGGTGCGGGAAGCCGAACTCGACCTCGCGGACGCGCTGATGGACACCCTCGGGTCGGTCTCGATGGACTCACTCCACGACGACTACCGGGAGGCGGTCGAGCGGATGATCGCGGCGAAGTCGGAGGGCGGACAGGCGCTGCCCGAGGCCGCGCCCGCCGCGACCGGGGGACAGGTCATCGACCTGATGGCGGCGCTGGAGAGCAGTGTGCGGGCGGCCCGGGAGGCCCGGAGCGGCGAGGCGGGGGAGGCCGAGGTGACGCCGATCGCCGCCGGGCGGAAGCGTACGGCCGCGAAGAAGACGGCGGCGAAGACCGCGAAGAGGCCCCCGGCCAAGGGGGAGACCAAGGGCGAGGGGAAGAAGTCCACCGCCGCCGGGAAGGGCACCCGGTCGGCGAAGACGGCGGCGAAGAGCGTGAAGTCGACGGCCCGGACGGCCGGGGCGGCGAAGAAGACGGCCAAGGCGGCGCCGAAGAAACGGGCGTCGGCGTAG